The DNA region ACAGAAATTAATCACTCTCTAACAGGTCctatattaaataagaaaatttaacacATAAACTAACAGAAGATTACACAGAACAGAAGGTTTGCATCTTTGTAGTAGTAGCTTGATAGATTGCGAAGCATGCCAGCTATTCGAGCATTGTTGGTTCCTGCACCAATCAAACCTAAGGAGATAACTGCAGCCTGTAACATTAAACAATTGGATTTACTCTACAGAGGGTAGTTCGAAATAACGACAACTAGTTTAGCAAATAGATAGTATCACATGAAAACTACAGCTATTAATATGAAATGGGATTATTTTTAGGATAAGAAATACAAGAAACATGAAGTTGACAACAAACAAATCCTACCATCGCTACTTCGGAATCAGTATCATGACTGAGCCTGCTCAAGGTGTCCATAACATTAACCTGGGAAAAATCCAACAAACAAACTAGTAAGCAAGCCAAGAACATAACAAGAGGCTTGTCAACAGGCTAAAAGACAGTCACTTTGAGTACTTGGCATTTCGCAATGGGTCTACAGATTCTTTTGTTTCAAGGGACTCCGATTATACTAAAATGGGTTGATATGAAAACAACGAGGCACTTATTGATCTCAAGAGTTCCTCTCAAACATTAACTTGGCTGTATGTCTTACTTTCTTATCAAAACCAAATGAATCCATAGCAACACCTGCTATAAGTGTGAATTTCATATTTGCAAACGAACAATACTATGTGCACACATTTTTGATTGCACAATTGAGTATAcggataatgtgtcatcatataatttggtgttactttatctttaattcaaaatcacctaataacatgatgacacatcatatgTGTCCttaattgtgtactcaaaacTGCGTACGCATAGCTTCATTATTTGCAAACTTCATCCCTTGACAATGACTACACTAAACTAGAGCTTTAGACCGCAACCATCTTAATGTAGACCTAATGAAATTAACTACCTTTGGGTTTGATATACAGAGGAGACCAAGTGCCAATGGAACCACCCGGCGAATATTCTGCTCTCCATACTGCAAAAGGTGCTCCAATGATCGAATTGCCATCTCAACACCCAATTCTTCAGCCATAGCTACCATAGCTATTCCAAGAACAGCAGGTCCCTGGTGGGTCTCACCCTTCTCAAGATGTTGAGCACAATGACCCAGAAGGTTTTGAACCTGCATAAAGAAAGAATCCGCTACTCAATGTACATAACATCACTTCAAAATGATATCAAAGAGCTTCGATAAAAACCTTGAGGACGTTTCCAGTTCCAGCATAAGCACAAGAAAGAAGTGTCATATCACAATATTTTCTTATCTTGTCATTGAATGTCTTTGAAACTTCAGCTGTTGCCTCTACACTTTCCTGGTGTACACcaaaaaaggattcaaaatcaatcaaaaaatttataacaactGTACAGCTCCATATTCTCATAATCAACAATATTTTTGCTCGAAGAGAATACCAAAAGCCATGCAGAGTATAAAAAATTCAGgataatgagaaaataatggAGTTACAAAGAAAGCACCAGTGGTTGTGATTTACCTGCTTTCCCAGGTAAAGAAGCCCAAGACCAAGAGGTATGAGCCGGGTGAGGGGCTCCCCTAATTCTGATTCACTTCGGTCCATCAAAGCAAATATAATTGCCTGAGCGACCTCTTCATTACACGAACCGACACATATCAAACCCAAAGAGATGGCACTGAAAGCAATCACGTCAGGGGGCGTCTTTGCATCACCAAGTATGGCAGATAGCTTACGCCTTATCTGTCAAATTACCACAGTTTCAGAACACTCCAACCAGTctgaacaataaaatatttcagtGACAAGAGAAATAATCTTTTACCATTACATTAGAGCAATGTAAGAATTCAAACAATCATTCTTGAGGCTACCTCTATAGAAAGTCAGCCCTTGTCCACTAGAAAGAACATAATCACCAGAGCTTACTAGAACTGCAAAATATCTCACCTGCTCATTCTGAGTACCAGCATATGCAATTCCCAGGCCCATTATAGCACCAATTCGAACAGATGGATCTTCTTTGTTAACATAATCACCAAGAAGTGCCAAAGCCTGAGAAAAAAGATTGTACAAGATAAACAATTCCGAGGCCTTACATGTTGTTCTAAGCACCAAATCAAGAAAATCCAAAACCATCAAACAGTATTGAGTTTGCTCACAGGATCACAATCATTTCTAACACCACAGTTGATAATTCCAACTCCCAGCAATGCACCAGCAATTACATGATTGTCAGTGCTGTGAAAATACTTGTCAATTTGAGCAAGCCCAGCATCAACATCCCACAGTAAAATCATACCCTATAATTAACAATGACAATGAGCATTTTGTGAAAAAGTATCATAATAACAAATAAGCATGTTACTGAAAGGTCCAAATACCAGACTTGCTGCAGCACTCATCTTCCCATGTtccttatttttaaaaagccaGTTTCCTGATGCACCACTTGAAGCATCTGATGGGACAGTCATTAATTTATCCTGCAacaaataagataattatatttataataataacaaaaacaataaatattaataaaatgcaCAACCCACCACCATCatgtataattaaatttcacataaaaTACCTGACCAAAGCCTGCATTTACAAATGCATTTACAAATGTTGCAGCCAAGTTCTGCCTGGCTGAATCAACACTTGCACCAGCACTAGCCCGGCCATCAAGCAAGTGCGCCTAACAGAAATCcagcaataaaattatcaaatagtTCATGGTTCATATGCGGTACAACTCAGCTATACTAATGGAAAATtaactaaacaaaaaatatagacACACTCAATCATTCAAACTTTCTTGTTTACCAATATGAAAACACATAAGTACATCACATCAGTTTATGCACTATTTTGGTCATAACTTCTGAAACAGAAGCAGATACAGGATTATCGTATCTGACTCTAACAAGAGGCACTGAGCATGCTGAGATAGTTATGAAACAGCAAGTACGAATTGCACTGATCTATTTAAGAAGATGTTTGCCTTTAAAATGAACAATGGAACCAAGATAAGAGTGAAAACTGGGAATCAGAAGcatcacaaaaaatatttttacaagcCTTAATTGTGTCACCTAACAAAATGCTAACACatttaatgtaataaaactGCATGCAAATGCTAATAAAACCAACTTAAAACAGTcataaatcaaatacaataaaactatgcatacccattttgaacacataaatacgtacacacttatatgtgtcaccatatgattgggtgattttgaattaaatataaagtaacatctaatcatatgatgacacatataaatgtatactaatttatgtacttaaagtgggtacatatagtattgcttaATCAAATAACTAAACAGATGTTACAAAATTCGCAGATATTGAGTTTCTCGATACCACAGACTTATAACACTATCCACCTACTTCCTTACTACTAAGGTTATACTGTCCAACAAAAATCCGCAAAGTAGAAAATGGTGAACTTAGAAGAAAGGTTGTTGATGCCTAAGGTATAAAACaaataacttaaaataatatttgtttgtatcAAGAGTCACGTCTCCTTCCAAACCTTGTAAATGTCTTCAGGAGATTTGGGCTCCATAACCTCAATATCGCGAGCAAGGGTGAGGTAGCCTTCACTAAATCTCATGTTGTTGATAATATCCTGCAGTACATATCTCTCATCGTCATCGGCAACCATATCATCATCAAGCTCAAATGAGACACCCTGCAGGACATGAGagcaatataaaattaacttcAAAGTCTCAATCTCATAtcattaacaaacaaaacaaacactACACagcaaatttcaaatatttaaaagaattatcTCAGAGATTTATTTCCACAAAAATAGCATTAAACTACAAGACCTCACACTCATCTCAGcaggggaaaagaaaatacgAATAAGGatatatattaagataataatCAACCATAGAAAATTTAACCATCTGCAACCATCTTGGCTTCATGAATTTGGTTACATTAAGAGACAACCAGATGAAAATGCACATATGAAAGCCTAGCCACTCCAAGGGATTAACTCATTCAGAGAGAACTGATCATCACAATCCTAAgtaaaagatatttcaataataGAGAAATTTCAAGATTGCAAGACTTACATGCCGAGCAAGGATGTAACAGAATTGCTTCTTCCGCAGCAGATCATCGCATGATGTAAAGATCTGTCTCACATACTGCCACAGCATAACAAAAGTCAGAAGAATGTCACAAAAATCATATTCCATCTATGTCTCcaagcagaaaaaaaaattcagaaattgaatcaCTAAATCCAGGGCAAAAACATTTCTGGGAGTTCAAACACAAAGTAACGTCAGAATTTAGTGTTTACAAATTCATATACAAACCTGCAGGTTATCAAGGAACAAAGCAATCTGAAGTGCATTTGAATATTCCTCAAATTTGAGATAGATCATGTATGCAATATCCAGAACTAACATGTCATCTGGTCCAGGTAGGTATCTGCGATATGTTACCTCATAAAATGTTAACATCCAAATGGCGGGCAGGAAGGAGAGGGTGCAGAAGAGAGAAAGCAGACAAACTACTAATATAAGCAAACTGCAATTTATTCacagaaaaattttaaaaaataaaagaaaagaaaaaaattccagCCAGACTCTCAAAGAGAGAAGGCACatgcaaaatatatacatatatatctgaaacttttattttcattactgTCAAACAAGTGTGCTGAGGCTTCCTCACAAATTAAGTAATAGATGACTAAATATCACATCACAGTTGTCTTGAATAAGAAAAGGTATCACAAGAAAAACTTACCAGGATTAGAAAAGTAcagttttttctttaaattgttttctctatatttatatatttatttattttgggtgGGATGGGGTGGAGTGGGGTGGCTGTGTTTCTCTTTCCTGTTTGAACTTTACAATTCTCTAAATGATGACACCACAGACCCGAAAACTCACCTTGCTGCACTGGTGAGGTACAGACAAGTCCTCTTGAAATTGGTAGAGTCCACGTGCTCAACCAGCAGATCAAGGTCTTCAACCTGGATTAGGTAATGCACTGCATATTCTGAATTCGtccaacaaaatatattaacaaagaaAGGTGGAATAAAGATTATGTAATTGCATGATACCTCCATCAACAAATCGACAGCTTCCGGTTCAGCATTGTGCTGCAGTGCAATTGTGGATTGTTAAAAACAATATCAAACAATTTCCTTTCATATGATGTCTACAACTATATTGTAGATTAGTTTTCTGAAggtttttcttataataaaagattgttCACTTAAAACAAGGGCATGCCTTCATGTGAAAAGCAACAATTTCTTGTACAAGTTCCATCAAATCATCAATCGGTCCCTCGTCACTCTGTGATCACATATAAtacaaagaaataattaaatcaacagAAAATATAAGCagaatttaaatataacataattaaatgttatcAGAATCCCAGATGGAAGAATCATTTAGCACAAATTTCTTGAGGAATCTATGGTAGCAAGAGCATCAACGATCAAAgatattataaacaaaaaacaaaac from Mangifera indica cultivar Alphonso chromosome 8, CATAS_Mindica_2.1, whole genome shotgun sequence includes:
- the LOC123223827 gene encoding 26S proteasome non-ATPase regulatory subunit 2 homolog A-like, giving the protein MAPDPNSASGSGTRDETSVKVPSKDSKRKDERKDEDLSEEDLALKQQLELYVERVQDPDPGLQKVALESMRQEIRTSTSSMTSVPKPLKFLRPHYGNLKAYYETMGDSDLKKYLADILSVLALTMSAEGERESLKYRLLGSEGDIGSWGHEYVRNLAGEIAQEYTKRQSDEGPIDDLMELVQEIVAFHMKHNAEPEAVDLLMEVEDLDLLVEHVDSTNFKRTCLYLTSAARYLPGPDDMLVLDIAYMIYLKFEEYSNALQIALFLDNLQYVRQIFTSCDDLLRKKQFCYILARHGVSFELDDDMVADDDERYVLQDIINNMRFSEGYLTLARDIEVMEPKSPEDIYKAHLLDGRASAGASVDSARQNLAATFVNAFVNAGFGQDKLMTVPSDASSGASGNWLFKNKEHGKMSAAASLGMILLWDVDAGLAQIDKYFHSTDNHVIAGALLGVGIINCGVRNDCDPALALLGDYVNKEDPSVRIGAIMGLGIAYAGTQNEQIRRKLSAILGDAKTPPDVIAFSAISLGLICVGSCNEEVAQAIIFALMDRSESELGEPLTRLIPLGLGLLYLGKQESVEATAEVSKTFNDKIRKYCDMTLLSCAYAGTGNVLKVQNLLGHCAQHLEKGETHQGPAVLGIAMVAMAEELGVEMAIRSLEHLLQYGEQNIRRVVPLALGLLCISNPKVNVMDTLSRLSHDTDSEVAMAAVISLGLIGAGTNNARIAGMLRNLSSYYYKDANLLFCVRIAQGLVHLGKGLLTLNPYHSDRFLLSPSALAGIVTMLFASLDMKAIIVGKYHYVLYFLVLAMQPRMLMTVDENLKPLSVPARVGQAVDVVGQAGRPKTITGFQTHSTPVLLAAGDRAELATEKYIPLSPILEGYVILKENPEYREEH